In a genomic window of Bradyrhizobium sp. LLZ17:
- a CDS encoding RraA family protein, with amino-acid sequence MTITIAANSVPKPPADIIAGFRVAPTSIISDNLGRLPGAVGLKPYHRGGKLVGTAFTVRTRPGDNLAIHRALELVGPGDVIVVDGGGDETRALVGEIMKNIAQWRKAEGYVIDGAIRDVASFAGDDFPCFARAVIHRGPYKNGPGEINVPVSIGGSVISPGDIVVGDEDGVVSFPAAGAAALLEVVRVQITREEETLKAIREGRYQGSYGKS; translated from the coding sequence ATGACCATCACCATCGCTGCCAACAGCGTGCCGAAACCGCCGGCCGATATCATCGCGGGTTTCAGGGTGGCGCCGACCTCGATCATCTCTGATAATCTCGGTCGGCTGCCGGGCGCGGTCGGGCTCAAGCCCTATCATCGCGGCGGCAAGCTGGTGGGGACGGCGTTCACGGTGCGCACGCGGCCAGGCGACAATCTCGCGATCCACCGTGCGCTCGAGCTGGTCGGACCCGGCGACGTCATCGTGGTCGATGGCGGTGGCGACGAGACCCGGGCGCTGGTCGGGGAGATCATGAAGAACATCGCGCAGTGGCGCAAAGCCGAAGGCTACGTGATCGACGGCGCGATCCGCGACGTCGCGTCCTTCGCCGGGGACGACTTTCCCTGCTTCGCCCGTGCGGTGATCCACCGCGGCCCCTACAAGAACGGCCCCGGCGAGATCAACGTGCCGGTCTCGATCGGGGGTAGCGTGATCTCGCCCGGCGACATCGTGGTCGGCGACGAGGACGGCGTGGTGTCGTTTCCCGCCGCCGGCGCAGCAGCGCTGCTCGAAGTGGTGCGTGTCCAGATCACCCGTGAGGAGGAGACGCTGAAGGCGATTCGCGAGGGCCGCTACCAGGGCTCGTACGGCAAGTCCTGA
- a CDS encoding alpha/beta hydrolase, translated as MRALACLAAIALALVSGHAFAADEDAPNRKPVKVIADARLSIGGQGMLPLYLSSDWSLPMPVISRAIIVLHGRLRNAAEYYLSAHTAQLAAGDDGKSALMIVPQFLAEIDIEAHKLPADTLRWSLEGWEGGDAALAPNPVSSFEALDAILAKLSDRRIFPNLKQVVVAGHSGGGQVAQRYAIAGKGEAMLSRQHIDVRYVVANPSSYAYFSADRPVPAIAASCPGYNKWKYGMDERPLYLADATPAALEQRYVERDVIYLLGTLDTNPEHPALDKSCMAKAQGPYRYARGHAYVEAMAKRDHGTPNHRVWDVAGVGHDGDKMLTSKCGLAALFDSPGCGAER; from the coding sequence ATGAGAGCGCTGGCCTGTCTCGCCGCAATTGCGTTGGCGCTGGTGTCCGGCCATGCGTTCGCAGCCGACGAGGATGCACCCAACCGCAAGCCGGTGAAGGTGATCGCCGACGCGAGGCTCTCCATCGGCGGTCAGGGGATGTTGCCGCTCTATCTCTCCAGCGACTGGTCGCTGCCGATGCCGGTGATCTCGCGCGCGATCATTGTTCTGCACGGGCGCCTGCGCAACGCCGCCGAATATTATTTGTCAGCGCACACCGCGCAGCTCGCAGCCGGCGACGACGGCAAGAGCGCGCTCATGATCGTGCCGCAGTTCCTGGCGGAGATCGACATCGAAGCGCACAAACTGCCCGCGGATACGCTGCGCTGGTCGCTGGAAGGATGGGAGGGCGGCGACGCTGCGCTGGCGCCGAATCCGGTTTCTTCTTTCGAGGCACTGGATGCGATCCTCGCAAAGCTCTCCGATCGTCGCATCTTCCCGAATCTGAAGCAGGTCGTGGTTGCCGGTCATTCCGGCGGCGGGCAGGTCGCGCAGCGCTATGCCATTGCGGGCAAGGGCGAGGCGATGCTGTCGCGCCAGCACATCGACGTCCGCTACGTCGTCGCCAACCCGTCCTCCTACGCCTATTTCAGCGCGGATCGGCCCGTGCCCGCTATTGCCGCATCTTGCCCGGGCTACAACAAGTGGAAATACGGCATGGACGAGCGCCCGCTTTACCTCGCCGACGCCACACCGGCCGCGCTCGAGCAGCGCTATGTCGAGCGTGACGTGATCTACCTGCTCGGCACGCTCGACACCAATCCGGAGCACCCGGCGCTCGACAAGAGCTGCATGGCGAAGGCGCAAGGCCCTTATCGCTACGCCCGCGGTCACGCCTATGTGGAGGCGATGGCAAAGCGTGACCATGGCACGCCCAATCACCGGGTGTGGGACGTCGCCGGCGTCGGCCATGACGGCGACAAGATGCTGACCTCGAAATGCGGGCTTGCCGCGCTGTTCGATAGTCCTGGTTGCGGGGCGGAGCGCTGA
- a CDS encoding 2-dehydropantoate 2-reductase, which translates to MNTDRSIVVAGAGAIGCFVGGMLAVANRRVGLLVRPRMKAEIERFGLRLTGFDGAENKLGAGQLALSEDPAILHSAGIVLVTVKSADTAAVAELIAQHAPQDAVIVSLQNGVGNVAVLHERLGSRRVLAGMVPFNVIAMGEGRFHRSTSGDIHLGEDADNTAAALSVPGLAVRASRDITGVQWGKLIINLNNALSALSDLPLAAQLANREWRKLFADQMAEGLAVIKAAGINPVSATPVPANWTPTLLRLPDAIFNLILGRTMKIDPEARSSMWQDLKQGRRTEIDYLQGAVIALAEQHGVAVPLMRRIVALIKEAEVAGKGPPGLTPQQIRG; encoded by the coding sequence GTGAATACGGATCGATCGATCGTGGTGGCCGGAGCGGGCGCGATCGGCTGCTTTGTCGGCGGCATGCTGGCCGTCGCCAATCGCCGCGTCGGGCTTTTGGTGCGGCCGCGGATGAAGGCGGAGATCGAGCGGTTCGGGCTGCGGTTGACCGGTTTCGACGGCGCCGAGAACAAGCTCGGTGCGGGCCAGCTGGCGCTGTCGGAGGACCCCGCGATCTTGCACAGCGCCGGGATCGTGCTGGTCACGGTGAAGAGTGCGGACACAGCTGCGGTCGCGGAGCTGATCGCGCAGCACGCCCCGCAGGATGCCGTCATCGTGTCCTTGCAGAACGGCGTCGGCAATGTCGCCGTCCTGCATGAGCGCCTCGGCAGCCGGCGCGTGCTCGCCGGCATGGTGCCGTTCAACGTGATCGCGATGGGCGAGGGCCGCTTCCATCGTTCGACGTCGGGTGACATTCATCTCGGCGAAGATGCGGACAACACCGCCGCCGCGCTGTCGGTGCCGGGGCTTGCCGTCCGTGCCAGCCGCGACATCACCGGCGTGCAATGGGGCAAGCTGATCATCAATTTGAACAACGCGCTCAGCGCCTTGTCGGACCTGCCGCTGGCGGCGCAATTGGCGAACCGCGAATGGCGAAAATTGTTCGCCGACCAGATGGCGGAGGGGCTGGCTGTGATCAAGGCCGCCGGCATCAATCCGGTGTCGGCGACGCCGGTCCCTGCAAACTGGACACCGACCCTGCTGAGGTTGCCCGATGCGATTTTCAACCTGATCCTGGGGCGCACCATGAAGATCGATCCCGAGGCGCGTTCCTCGATGTGGCAGGACTTGAAGCAGGGGCGCCGGACCGAGATCGACTATCTCCAGGGCGCGGTCATTGCGCTTGCCGAGCAACATGGCGTCGCTGTGCCGCTGATGCGCCGCATTGTTGCGCTGATCAAGGAAGCGGAAGTCGCGGGCAAGGGTCCGCCCGGGCTGACGCCGCAGCAGATCCGCGGCTAG
- a CDS encoding YidB family protein: MGLLDVLNGMQNGPRGPSAPSSQSSSSGGMSPMTMAILGLLAWKAFKHLSGNQSGSAPQPAPGPTQLPPAANAGAGGGLGDILKGSLGGLLAGGAAGSVLSGGLGDLLNQLQQSGHGETANSWVGKGDNKPIAPGDLANALGADQIQSLSAQSGLSRDELLSGLSQYLPQVVDHLTPDGRLPTDNEIAGRV, translated from the coding sequence ATGGGTTTACTCGACGTCCTCAATGGCATGCAGAACGGCCCGCGCGGCCCCAGCGCGCCGAGCTCGCAATCCTCATCGAGCGGCGGCATGTCGCCCATGACCATGGCGATCCTCGGCCTGCTCGCCTGGAAGGCATTCAAGCATTTGAGCGGCAACCAATCCGGCAGCGCGCCGCAGCCCGCCCCGGGACCGACGCAGCTTCCCCCGGCGGCGAATGCGGGTGCTGGCGGCGGCCTCGGTGACATTCTCAAGGGCAGCCTCGGCGGCCTGCTCGCGGGAGGCGCGGCTGGCAGCGTGCTCAGCGGTGGGCTCGGCGATCTCCTCAATCAGCTTCAGCAGAGCGGTCACGGCGAGACCGCGAACTCCTGGGTCGGCAAAGGCGACAACAAGCCGATCGCCCCTGGCGATCTCGCCAACGCACTCGGCGCCGACCAGATCCAAAGCCTGTCGGCCCAGAGCGGGCTGTCGCGCGACGAGCTGCTGTCAGGCCTGAGCCAGTATCTGCCGCAGGTGGTCGATCACCTGACGCCGGACGGCCGGCTGCCGACCGACAACGAGATCGCGGGTCGAGTCTGA
- a CDS encoding copper resistance protein CopC — translation MRRSSVIGILPLLTLLAGREVSAHAFLDHADPRVGNKVATPPREVTLFFTQKLEGAFSNVTVTNAAGQRVDTGKPRISGSQMSVSLRPGGSGTYHVTWHVLSVDTHTTDGNFTFEVGQ, via the coding sequence ATGCGGCGCTCCTCTGTGATCGGAATACTCCCGCTACTGACCTTGCTTGCCGGAAGGGAGGTTTCCGCCCACGCCTTTCTCGATCACGCCGATCCGCGCGTGGGCAACAAGGTCGCGACGCCGCCTCGCGAAGTGACGTTATTCTTTACGCAGAAGCTGGAGGGAGCGTTCAGCAATGTCACGGTGACCAACGCGGCCGGTCAGCGCGTCGATACAGGTAAGCCGCGCATCAGCGGCAGCCAGATGTCGGTCTCGCTGCGTCCGGGCGGCAGCGGCACCTATCATGTCACGTGGCACGTGCTCTCAGTCGATACCCACACGACGGACGGCAATTTTACGTTCGAGGTCGGGCAGTGA
- a CDS encoding SMP-30/gluconolactonase/LRE family protein — translation MTTKLASAVCAFSLVFCGAAAPVHTASAQAQSVAAPPLAGPPSPEQVQPWGLPPPPPGIGPVTLFADIHDQPQGKFLEGGAFDKAGNFWFVAIGSGWVSYLTPDAKLVPVFNCNPRGDLGPACEPQGTRWHDGKLYVTTRHLGVLIYDPDTKQLSSLVSTFHNELFKGPNDLDFDAEGNLYFTDPWGTGPGPDAADRTGAVYQYSKDGILRRIISTGSFPNGIAVSPDDGTLAVADYASNRMLYYSFLGGPNPACSQCAKDPSHTTFFFATAGSYNPGNGGPDGIHYDVHGNLWAACGIGGLIEYDPRGFIIGYVPLPNGDSSATNFAFGGENNQYIYMEGAVSGTIYKFKAPYPGLIGPDGVRLAAQP, via the coding sequence ATGACAACTAAGCTGGCAAGTGCCGTCTGTGCATTTTCACTTGTGTTCTGTGGCGCGGCGGCGCCCGTTCATACCGCATCGGCGCAGGCCCAGTCCGTCGCCGCGCCTCCGCTCGCCGGTCCGCCATCTCCCGAGCAAGTGCAGCCCTGGGGCTTGCCGCCCCCTCCGCCGGGTATCGGGCCGGTCACCTTGTTCGCGGACATCCATGATCAGCCGCAGGGCAAGTTTCTTGAGGGCGGGGCCTTCGACAAGGCAGGCAATTTCTGGTTCGTCGCGATCGGCAGCGGCTGGGTGTCCTATCTCACTCCCGACGCGAAGCTGGTCCCGGTGTTCAACTGTAATCCGAGAGGAGATCTCGGTCCCGCCTGCGAACCGCAGGGCACGCGTTGGCATGACGGCAAGCTTTACGTCACGACCCGTCACCTCGGCGTCCTGATCTATGATCCGGACACGAAGCAACTGAGTTCACTCGTTTCGACGTTCCACAACGAACTGTTCAAGGGTCCGAATGATCTCGACTTCGACGCCGAGGGCAATCTGTACTTCACCGATCCCTGGGGAACAGGACCCGGACCCGACGCGGCGGATCGGACCGGTGCGGTCTATCAATACTCGAAAGACGGCATTCTCCGGCGCATCATCTCCACCGGTAGTTTTCCCAATGGCATAGCGGTTTCGCCGGACGACGGCACGCTGGCGGTCGCCGACTACGCCAGCAACCGGATGCTATATTATTCATTCCTGGGAGGGCCGAATCCGGCGTGCTCCCAATGCGCCAAGGACCCGTCGCACACCACCTTCTTCTTCGCGACCGCCGGGAGCTACAATCCAGGCAACGGTGGACCTGACGGCATCCACTACGACGTACATGGCAATCTCTGGGCAGCGTGCGGCATCGGCGGACTCATCGAGTACGATCCGCGGGGTTTCATCATCGGTTATGTCCCATTGCCGAATGGTGATTCGTCGGCCACGAACTTTGCCTTCGGCGGCGAGAACAACCAGTACATCTACATGGAAGGTGCCGTCAGCGGAACAATCTACAAATTCAAGGCGCCGTACCCCGGTCTGATTGGACCAGACGGCGTGCGGTTGGCGGCGCAACCCTGA
- the copD gene encoding copper homeostasis membrane protein CopD has protein sequence MSWFGAEIDVLMIATRTVHFAASAITAGALIFRGLVAEPALRAEPHANALVERQLRGAAWIGIAVVVVSGLAWVLLLTMSLSGEGVGEAVISGALRDVLQLTQFGWVSQVRLALAIMLSICLAFERSGLWRLLPLGAAASLVASIAWTGHAASTPSGLGYLHLASDALHLIAAAAWFGGLIPLVLLLRSLRCHRGCFSLKLDAVRRFSTLAIISVATLTLSGFVNAWILVGSFRGLVMTDYGQLLILKLSVFAVMLVFAAINRLVLTPQLASLSDEARQGRTLRALSRNTLLEIALGLSIFSMVGVLGMQHPAAHLVK, from the coding sequence ATGAGCTGGTTTGGGGCAGAGATTGACGTCCTGATGATCGCGACCCGGACGGTTCATTTCGCCGCCTCAGCGATTACGGCTGGCGCATTGATCTTTCGCGGCCTCGTCGCTGAACCCGCTTTGCGCGCAGAGCCGCACGCAAACGCGCTGGTCGAAAGGCAGCTCCGCGGTGCTGCCTGGATCGGGATTGCCGTCGTCGTCGTCTCCGGGCTTGCCTGGGTGCTGTTGTTGACGATGTCGTTGAGCGGAGAGGGCGTTGGCGAAGCCGTGATCTCGGGAGCACTCCGCGACGTACTTCAATTAACGCAATTTGGATGGGTGTCGCAGGTCCGTCTGGCGCTCGCGATCATGCTGTCGATCTGTTTGGCTTTCGAACGCTCGGGGTTGTGGCGCTTGCTTCCACTGGGGGCGGCGGCGTCCCTTGTTGCTTCCATCGCCTGGACCGGACATGCCGCCTCGACGCCCTCCGGGTTGGGGTATCTGCACCTGGCCAGTGATGCGCTACATCTTATCGCCGCCGCGGCCTGGTTTGGCGGTCTCATACCGCTGGTGCTGCTGCTTCGTTCGCTTAGATGTCATCGGGGTTGCTTCTCGCTGAAGCTTGACGCTGTCAGGCGGTTTTCGACTCTTGCCATTATCAGCGTCGCAACGTTGACCCTGTCCGGGTTCGTCAACGCATGGATTCTGGTTGGTTCGTTCCGCGGGCTCGTCATGACCGATTATGGGCAGCTCCTGATCTTAAAGCTTTCCGTCTTCGCTGTGATGCTCGTGTTCGCCGCCATCAACCGGCTCGTCCTGACGCCGCAGCTCGCTTCGCTCTCCGATGAGGCGCGGCAAGGGCGTACGCTCCGCGCGCTCTCGCGCAATACATTGCTCGAGATTGCTTTGGGACTCTCGATCTTCTCTATGGTCGGTGTGCTGGGCATGCAGCATCCTGCCGCCCACCTGGTGAAATAG
- a CDS encoding GlsB/YeaQ/YmgE family stress response membrane protein codes for MSMGGILWIIVVGFVAGLIARWLAPGPNNPSGFILTTILGIVGAFLATFIGQAIGHYGPDQGAGFIMATIGAVVVLFIWHRLVASGVIKG; via the coding sequence ATGAGTATGGGCGGCATCTTGTGGATCATCGTCGTCGGCTTCGTCGCCGGCCTCATCGCGCGTTGGCTGGCGCCGGGGCCGAACAACCCGTCGGGTTTCATCCTCACCACCATCCTCGGCATCGTCGGCGCGTTTCTCGCGACCTTCATCGGCCAGGCCATCGGCCATTATGGTCCGGACCAGGGCGCCGGCTTCATCATGGCCACCATCGGCGCCGTGGTGGTGCTGTTCATCTGGCACCGGCTGGTCGCGAGCGGCGTGATCAAGGGGTAG
- a CDS encoding DUF2235 domain-containing protein has translation MKRLAIFLDGTWNTLNNNTNVWRLKSLTAETADQRVYYSQGVGTRRGESARGGVTGWGIDDEIIEAYTWLIQNFDDGDQIFIFGFSRGAYTARSLSGLICKCGVIKLGAPLSIEQLYARYRIYDAPTIRSLLGKPLPDGVPLEERWLTTYSRPTNVKFVGVWDTVGSLGLPVWRMADKVRKYRFLDTHLRLDNEYAFHALALDEHRKNFEPTFWTRTDRAGHEGAAERQIDKVEQRWFVGAHANVGGGYASDPLAQRPLKWLMEKAASLGLVLRNEVFLDLSQVAPPVTDSYREFAWGLYRFVSRPFYRPVGLPPDKGTQATTSRINESVDGSVFDRWRADGSYRPENLASWAKTKGVDPAKLVGAVMTTDPKVAAL, from the coding sequence ATGAAGCGTCTCGCGATCTTCCTCGACGGTACCTGGAACACGTTGAACAACAACACGAACGTCTGGAGGTTGAAGTCCCTGACCGCCGAGACCGCCGATCAACGCGTCTACTATTCGCAGGGGGTCGGCACCCGGCGCGGTGAATCGGCGCGAGGCGGCGTCACCGGGTGGGGCATCGACGACGAGATCATCGAAGCCTACACGTGGCTCATCCAGAATTTCGACGACGGTGACCAGATCTTCATCTTCGGCTTCAGTCGCGGCGCGTACACGGCGCGCAGCCTGTCTGGGCTGATCTGCAAGTGCGGTGTTATCAAGCTTGGCGCGCCGCTCTCCATCGAGCAGCTTTACGCGCGGTATCGGATCTACGATGCACCGACGATCAGGTCGCTGCTGGGCAAGCCGCTGCCGGACGGTGTCCCGCTCGAAGAGCGCTGGCTGACGACCTATTCGCGACCCACGAATGTCAAGTTCGTCGGCGTGTGGGACACCGTCGGTTCGCTCGGCCTTCCCGTGTGGAGGATGGCGGACAAGGTCCGCAAATATCGGTTTCTCGACACACATCTGCGGCTCGACAACGAGTACGCCTTCCATGCGCTGGCGCTGGACGAACACCGAAAGAATTTCGAACCCACGTTCTGGACCAGGACGGATAGGGCCGGGCACGAAGGAGCCGCCGAACGGCAAATCGACAAGGTCGAGCAGCGTTGGTTCGTAGGCGCGCATGCCAACGTCGGCGGCGGTTACGCGAGCGATCCCCTGGCGCAGCGACCGCTGAAGTGGCTAATGGAGAAGGCGGCCAGTTTGGGGCTGGTCTTGCGCAACGAAGTCTTTCTCGACCTCTCGCAGGTCGCGCCGCCGGTCACGGATTCGTACCGCGAGTTCGCTTGGGGCCTTTATCGCTTCGTCTCGCGACCATTCTACCGGCCCGTCGGCTTGCCGCCGGACAAGGGAACGCAGGCCACGACCTCGCGCATCAACGAGTCCGTTGACGGTTCGGTCTTCGACCGTTGGCGTGCTGATGGGTCGTACCGCCCGGAGAACCTGGCGTCGTGGGCGAAGACGAAGGGCGTCGATCCCGCGAAGCTCGTCGGCGCCGTCATGACCACCGATCCCAAGGTCGCCGCCTTATGA
- a CDS encoding DUF2946 family protein, which produces MGRRLEVFIPIMLLSILVQSFAPIAAFRAVADAVNDPLYMGSICSEAMSSPTDPRTAPTQQSQGCCVFCAAGHSVAAIAGDPPPFIFAVLQRQYQRVSWLEAAPSPSTARVGSNAEARAPPHLT; this is translated from the coding sequence ATGGGACGGCGGCTGGAAGTTTTCATTCCAATCATGCTGCTCTCGATACTGGTGCAGTCGTTCGCACCGATTGCCGCCTTTCGCGCAGTCGCTGATGCCGTGAACGATCCGCTTTACATGGGGTCGATCTGCTCTGAAGCGATGTCATCCCCGACGGATCCGCGGACAGCTCCGACGCAACAATCTCAGGGGTGCTGTGTATTCTGCGCGGCGGGTCATAGCGTCGCCGCCATTGCGGGCGATCCGCCGCCCTTCATTTTCGCGGTTCTGCAGCGTCAATACCAGCGGGTATCCTGGCTGGAAGCCGCACCGTCGCCATCGACAGCACGGGTCGGCTCGAACGCAGAAGCTCGCGCTCCACCGCACTTGACGTGA
- a CDS encoding SDR family NAD(P)-dependent oxidoreductase, translating to MAKDGLCAIVTGSASGLGAATAEILARSGARLVINYSSSEREAEATAEACRKAGAAEVVIAQGDVSRDEDCRKIVAAAGGWGRLDALVNNAGTTKHVAHADLDGLSAEDFQRLYGVNTIGPFQMVRAARSLLEAGAKASGRPSAVVNVSSVAGISGIGSSIAYAASKGALNTMTLSLSRALAPLIRVNTVCPGYIDTPWFTKGRGEAGAKQVRDSVVAKVPLKVASSAEDIAQLVCFLAMPASSNMTGEVVRMDAGMHLVT from the coding sequence ATGGCAAAGGACGGCTTGTGCGCAATCGTGACGGGGTCCGCGTCCGGCCTCGGCGCGGCGACCGCGGAAATTCTCGCGCGCAGCGGGGCGCGGCTCGTCATCAACTATTCCTCGAGCGAGAGGGAAGCCGAGGCCACCGCCGAGGCCTGCCGCAAGGCGGGCGCCGCGGAGGTCGTGATCGCGCAAGGCGACGTGTCGCGCGACGAAGACTGCCGCAAGATCGTCGCGGCGGCCGGCGGCTGGGGCCGCCTCGACGCACTCGTCAACAATGCTGGCACCACCAAGCATGTCGCCCATGCAGACCTCGACGGATTGTCGGCGGAGGATTTCCAGCGCTTGTACGGCGTCAACACCATCGGCCCGTTCCAGATGGTCCGCGCGGCGCGCAGCCTGCTGGAGGCCGGCGCCAAGGCTTCGGGGCGACCGTCCGCGGTGGTGAACGTGTCGTCGGTCGCGGGGATCAGTGGAATCGGCTCGTCGATTGCGTACGCCGCGAGCAAGGGCGCGCTGAACACGATGACGCTGTCGCTGTCACGTGCGCTGGCGCCGCTGATCCGCGTCAACACGGTGTGCCCCGGCTATATCGACACGCCCTGGTTCACCAAGGGCCGCGGCGAGGCGGGCGCCAAGCAGGTGCGCGACAGCGTCGTGGCGAAGGTGCCGCTCAAGGTCGCATCATCAGCGGAGGACATCGCGCAGCTGGTCTGTTTCCTCGCGATGCCGGCGTCGAGCAACATGACCGGCGAAGTCGTGCGGATGGATGCGGGGATGCATTTGGTGACTTAG
- a CDS encoding ThiF family adenylyltransferase, producing MDELHSTPQEKEDEDSLSPAIRSAVAELRAKYPAQAAPVLKWNDNYVAVPLAVDVELPGRGPVGGVDIRKREPLLLLFPIRSFPYLAPRVYSDRRDFSKAFPHLNPTGPKLPASLCLHRGSIDAWFAEHTVSDLVERARGWLRDAARNRLIPEGDAFEPTRSPDTSGTFVYPPEVFIAKAAGLRAAQGGTAGSALVAYDLLDDESKAEIGEKEYTVRQAAFVTDDTLEAHQVIAGLLNEFAEKPEYKGQFQRRLFGLLLWTPETDVCSRYFGDLPETLGDLEVWAEELGFQLRAALTSYLANGLQLFSGVPIVLAVRRPQQVLGRTSDVELLNFLILAGGDHWPKDGAWDPAARLRFADHRTPLTPEFAREISALPADRVAEPTVVFGAGALGSKVASHLARSGSVALKIADNAKIAPHNLVRHALGGRTVGKSKAEALKDELVGLYPGQGDLPIEAKNTSALSRLRSPAFFDGYANLVDMTASNIVFNGLRDAALPDTLRVHRAEIAHRGMLGLLSIEGTGRNPRIDDLQALIYDSAMEDDAVAAWLEEVRSTRDDRVGSGGLEDIQVGLSCSSATMRLADEVVSFHAAAVTRRLRPYLAKGGPARTEGLVNLSFLGEEGDARASARPVKPTIVLGADYGWQIRIAAAVAEEMLGLMRRHSPSETGGILVGRVAATMKTIYVTRLVPAPPDSRGTPWVFERGTEKLPEALARIERRTGGLLTYVGEWHTHPAGGSDLSDTDKTAVIGLRSVLDRVDKPTLVTIVTPEEIRPHLFESTSPPVVIDPPRRRPRFMRVIFWRR from the coding sequence ATGGATGAACTGCACTCCACTCCACAGGAAAAGGAGGACGAAGATAGCCTGTCGCCGGCGATCCGATCGGCGGTGGCGGAATTGCGCGCCAAGTACCCCGCTCAGGCCGCTCCGGTCCTGAAGTGGAACGACAACTACGTCGCCGTGCCCCTCGCGGTCGACGTCGAACTGCCCGGGCGGGGGCCCGTCGGCGGGGTCGACATCCGCAAGCGCGAGCCGCTGCTGCTGCTGTTTCCCATCAGGTCGTTTCCCTATCTTGCGCCGAGGGTCTATTCGGACCGTCGCGACTTCTCGAAGGCCTTCCCCCACCTCAATCCGACGGGCCCCAAGCTGCCGGCGTCGCTCTGCCTACATCGCGGTTCGATCGACGCCTGGTTCGCGGAGCACACGGTGAGCGACCTGGTCGAACGCGCGCGCGGTTGGCTGCGCGATGCCGCGCGCAATCGGTTGATCCCCGAAGGGGACGCCTTCGAGCCCACCCGTTCGCCCGACACGTCCGGCACGTTCGTATACCCGCCGGAGGTGTTCATCGCGAAAGCGGCAGGGCTCCGTGCCGCGCAGGGCGGAACCGCCGGCAGCGCCCTCGTCGCTTACGATCTGCTCGACGACGAGAGCAAAGCCGAGATCGGCGAGAAGGAATATACCGTCAGGCAGGCAGCCTTCGTCACCGACGACACTCTCGAGGCGCACCAGGTCATCGCCGGCCTCCTGAACGAGTTCGCCGAGAAGCCGGAATACAAGGGGCAATTCCAGCGCCGCCTCTTCGGCCTGCTGCTATGGACGCCGGAAACCGATGTCTGCAGCCGGTATTTCGGCGACTTACCGGAGACGCTCGGCGACCTCGAGGTCTGGGCGGAGGAGCTCGGTTTTCAGTTGCGGGCCGCTCTGACGTCGTATCTAGCGAACGGCCTGCAGCTGTTCAGCGGCGTGCCGATCGTGCTTGCCGTCAGGCGCCCCCAGCAGGTTCTGGGCAGGACGTCGGACGTCGAACTGCTGAACTTCCTGATACTGGCCGGCGGAGATCACTGGCCGAAGGACGGCGCATGGGATCCGGCGGCGCGCCTCCGGTTCGCCGATCATCGCACGCCGCTGACGCCCGAATTCGCCCGCGAGATCTCGGCGCTGCCCGCCGACCGTGTCGCTGAGCCGACGGTCGTGTTCGGCGCCGGCGCGCTGGGCTCGAAGGTGGCGAGCCATCTCGCCCGTAGCGGCAGCGTCGCCCTGAAGATCGCCGACAACGCGAAAATCGCGCCTCACAATCTGGTCCGCCACGCGTTGGGCGGCCGCACCGTGGGTAAGTCAAAGGCGGAAGCTCTCAAGGACGAACTGGTCGGGCTCTATCCCGGTCAAGGCGACCTTCCCATCGAAGCCAAAAACACGTCCGCTCTTTCCAGGCTGCGCAGCCCCGCCTTCTTCGACGGTTACGCCAACCTGGTCGACATGACGGCGTCCAATATCGTGTTCAACGGGCTACGCGACGCTGCGCTTCCGGACACGCTGCGCGTTCACCGCGCCGAGATCGCCCACCGCGGCATGCTCGGCCTGTTGTCGATCGAGGGGACCGGGCGCAATCCCCGGATCGACGATCTCCAGGCGCTGATCTACGACTCCGCGATGGAGGACGACGCGGTCGCTGCCTGGCTGGAGGAGGTCAGGTCGACGCGGGACGATCGCGTCGGGTCCGGCGGCCTCGAGGACATCCAGGTCGGATTGAGTTGCAGTTCGGCAACCATGCGGCTGGCCGATGAGGTGGTGTCGTTCCACGCCGCGGCGGTGACCCGCCGGCTGCGGCCCTATTTGGCCAAGGGCGGTCCAGCGCGGACGGAGGGCCTCGTCAACCTTAGCTTCCTAGGCGAGGAAGGTGACGCTCGCGCGAGCGCGCGGCCCGTCAAGCCCACGATCGTGCTCGGCGCCGACTACGGATGGCAGATCCGGATCGCGGCGGCTGTCGCGGAGGAGATGTTGGGATTGATGCGGCGACACAGTCCGAGCGAGACCGGCGGCATCCTGGTCGGGAGGGTGGCCGCGACCATGAAGACGATCTACGTGACTCGCTTGGTGCCGGCCCCGCCCGACAGCCGCGGCACGCCCTGGGTCTTCGAACGGGGCACGGAGAAGCTGCCAGAGGCTCTCGCCCGGATCGAGCGCCGGACCGGCGGTCTGCTGACCTACGTCGGCGAGTGGCACACGCATCCCGCGGGCGGATCGGATCTCAGCGATACGGACAAGACCGCGGTCATCGGCTTGCGATCAGTTCTCGACCGCGTCGACAAGCCTACTCTGGTGACCATCGTGACGCCGGAGGAGATCCGGCCTCACCTCTTCGAGTCGACGAGCCCGCCGGTCGTGATCGATCCGCCGCGACGCCGGCCCCGCTTCATGCGGGTGATTTTTTGGCGGCGCTAG